Proteins encoded within one genomic window of Scomber japonicus isolate fScoJap1 chromosome 16, fScoJap1.pri, whole genome shotgun sequence:
- the ap5m1 gene encoding AP-5 complex subunit mu-1 — protein MSVRALWIISQEKGENVSIRFSRRFSTVEHRAKSLAGSSYVAVPEESTVLQLLLTELGLSDSHKSYVALRDDCLHRQRSPALELCVDGPGKGLLWPVLTISQGSLILACLPLVDAPAEPRPPLASLLSVSQGLTLLAGLQTFLLGSGSKPDNEGLASRLATLPSMLLQICPLGTPLDVPLLGAPVTYTAPMPTGNQKQPAWKTGLHRGRAVVNVALIETVRSMQYGNRSRQDLWDVYGTVTCKCEVEGVLPNVTVTLTLPPNGSPLQDILVHPCVTSLDSSILTASSIDNCDGSAFSGPYKFPFSPPLEPFRLCSYTSQVPVPPILGSYQLKEEDNQLRLSVNLKLHESVKNSFEYCEARLPFFNRDQMGVVDVKVSSGQLDVSKEKNLLVWVLGQKFPKSREVTMEGRISFSGPAPGPTDPLCTDLTAYIKLYFKVPDMTLSGCCVDQHLVQVYSSAKSRIVTSRELQSKEYFIWNSTGTAPVSSGQMML, from the exons ATGAGTGTGCGGGCTTTGTGGATCATTTCTCAGGAGAAGGGAGAAAATGTGTCAATCCGCTTTTCAAG GAGGTTTTCTACTGTGGAGCACCGTGCAAAGAGCCTGGCTGGCTCCTCCTATGTAGCAGTCCCAGAAGAAAGCACTGTGCTGCAGCTCTTGCTCACTGAGCTGGGGCTTTCAGACTCACACAAGTCATATGTAGCACTGAGAGATGATTGCCTTCACCGCCAGCGGTCACCAGCTCTGGAGCTGTGTGTGGACGGTCCTGGAAAGGGATTACTTTGGCCAGTATTGACCATTTCTCAAGGGTCTCTTATCCTAGCCTGCCTACCTTTAGTGGATGCCCCTGCTGAGCCACGGCCACCTCTGGCCAGCCTGCTGTCAGTTTCCCAGGGCCTCACGCTCCTGGCAGGCTTACAGACTTTTCTCCTCGGATCTGGGAGTAAGCCTGATAATGAGGGGCTGGCCTCTCGCCTGGCAACACTGCCCTCCATGCTCCTGCAGATTTGTCCACTGGGCACACCACTGGATGTGCCACTACTGGGGGCACCAGTTACATATACAGCACCCATGCCTACTGGGAACCAGAAGCAGCCAGCCTGGAAGACGGGGCTACACCGGGGTCGGGCTGTAGTGAACGTAGCACTGATAGAGACAGTACGCTCCATGCAGTATGGTAACCGGAGTAGACAGGACCTGTGGGATGTGTATGGCACTGTGACATGCAAA TGTGAAGTGGAGGGAGTACTCCCAAATGTGACAGTGACCCTCACTCTGCCACCAAATGGTTCTCCACTGCAGGACATCCTGGTCCATCCCTGTGTCACCTCACTGGACTCCAGTATCCTGACTGCCAGCAGCATTGATAACTGTGATGGCTCAGCTTTCTCTGGGCCGTACAAGTTCccattctctcctcctctggaGCCTTTCAGATTATGCAGCTATACATCTCAG GTCCCTGTTCCCCCCATCCTTGGGTCATATCAGCTGAAGGAAGAAGACAACCAGCTTCGTTTGTCTGTAAATCTCAAACTTCATGAGAGTGTAAAGAATAGCTTTGAGTACTGTGAAGCACGTCTGCCTTTCTTTAACAG GGATCAAATGGGTGTTGTGGATGTGAAGGTGAGTTCTGGACAACTAGATGTTTCAAAGGAGAAGAACCTACTGGTGTGGGTCCTTG GACAAAAGTTCCCTAAATCTCGTGAAGTAACAATGGAAGGCAGGATCAGCTTTTCAGGGCCGGCACCAGGACCTACTGACCCCCTCTGCACAGACCTCACAGCCTACATTAAA TTGTATTTCAAAGTGCCTGACATGACGTTGTCTGGATGCTGTGTGGATCAACATTTAGTGCAAGTTTATTCCTCTGCCAAATCACGGATTGTAACAT CCCGAGAACTTCAATCCAAAGAGTACTTCATATGGAATTCAACAGGCACTGCTCCAGTCTCGTCAGGACAGATGATGCTGTAG